One genomic region from Streptomyces sp. NBC_00457 encodes:
- a CDS encoding iron-sulfur cluster assembly accessory protein, which produces MSVSDETSTVTDGIILSDAAAAKVKALLDQEGRDDLALRVAVQPGGCSGLRYQLFFDERSLDGDVVKDFGGVKVVTDRMSAPYLGGASIDFVDTIEKQGFTIDNPNATGSCACGDSFN; this is translated from the coding sequence ATGTCCGTATCGGACGAGACCAGCACCGTCACCGACGGCATCATCCTGTCCGACGCCGCCGCGGCGAAGGTCAAGGCCCTGCTCGACCAGGAAGGCCGTGACGATCTGGCCCTGCGCGTCGCCGTTCAGCCCGGCGGCTGCTCCGGCCTGCGCTACCAGCTCTTCTTCGACGAGCGTTCCCTCGACGGTGACGTGGTCAAGGACTTCGGCGGCGTCAAGGTCGTCACCGACCGCATGAGCGCGCCGTACCTGGGCGGTGCCTCCATCGACTTCGTGGACACCATCGAGAAGCAGGGCTTCACGATCGACAACCCGAACGCGACGGGCTCCTGCGCCTGCGGTGACTCCTTCAACTAA
- the nadA gene encoding quinolinate synthase NadA — protein MTTAQTQELDVQPTPLALLLLGREADPRSERGVECPGDLPSPSDPDLVERARTAKAKLGSKVFVLGHHYQRDEVIQFADVTGDSFKLARDAAARPEAEYIVFCGVHFMAESADILTSDDQKVVLPDLAAGCSMADMATAEQVAECWDVLTEAGIAEQVVPVSYMNSSADIKAFTGKHGGTICTSSNAQRALEWAFEQGEKVLFLPDQHLGRNTAVRDMGMSLEDCVLYNPHKPNGGLTAEQLRDAKMILWRGHCSVHGRFSLDSVNDVRERIPGVNVLVHPECKNEVVSAADYVGSTEYIIKALEAAPAGSKWAIGTELNLVRRLANRFAPEGKEIVFLDKTVCFCSTMNRIDLPHLVWALESLAEGNLVNRIEVDKETEAFAKLALERMLALP, from the coding sequence GTGACCACCGCCCAGACCCAGGAGCTCGACGTACAGCCGACGCCCCTCGCCCTGCTGCTCCTCGGCCGTGAGGCCGACCCGAGGAGCGAACGCGGCGTCGAGTGTCCCGGTGACCTGCCCTCGCCGTCCGACCCGGACCTGGTCGAGCGTGCCCGCACGGCCAAGGCCAAGCTCGGCAGCAAGGTCTTCGTGCTCGGCCACCACTACCAGCGCGACGAGGTCATCCAGTTCGCGGATGTGACCGGTGACTCGTTCAAGCTGGCCCGGGACGCCGCCGCGCGCCCCGAGGCCGAGTACATCGTGTTCTGCGGTGTGCACTTCATGGCCGAGTCGGCGGACATCCTGACCTCCGACGACCAGAAGGTCGTCCTGCCGGACCTCGCCGCCGGCTGCTCCATGGCCGACATGGCGACGGCCGAGCAGGTCGCCGAGTGCTGGGACGTGCTGACCGAGGCCGGCATCGCCGAGCAGGTCGTTCCCGTCTCGTACATGAACTCGTCCGCGGACATCAAGGCGTTCACGGGCAAGCACGGCGGCACGATCTGCACGTCCTCCAATGCCCAGCGGGCCCTGGAGTGGGCCTTCGAGCAGGGCGAGAAGGTGCTCTTCCTGCCGGACCAGCACCTCGGCCGCAACACCGCCGTCCGCGACATGGGCATGTCCCTCGAGGACTGCGTGCTCTACAACCCGCACAAGCCGAACGGCGGGCTGACGGCGGAGCAGCTGCGCGACGCCAAGATGATCCTCTGGCGGGGTCACTGCTCGGTGCACGGCCGTTTCAGCCTGGACTCGGTGAACGACGTCCGTGAGCGCATCCCCGGCGTGAACGTCCTCGTCCACCCCGAGTGCAAGAACGAGGTCGTCTCCGCGGCGGACTACGTCGGCTCGACCGAGTACATCATCAAGGCGCTGGAGGCGGCGCCGGCCGGCTCCAAGTGGGCCATCGGGACCGAGCTGAATCTCGTGCGCCGGCTGGCGAACCGTTTCGCGCCCGAGGGCAAGGAGATCGTCTTCCTCGACAAGACCGTCTGCTTCTGCTCGACCATGAACCGCATCGACCTGCCCCACCTGGTCTGGGCCCTGGAGTCGCTGGCCGAGGGCAACCTGGTCAACCGGATCGAGGTCGACAAGGAGACAGAGGCGTTCGCGAAGCTGGCGCTGGAGCGGATGCTGGCGCTGCCGTAG
- a CDS encoding protein kinase domain-containing protein: MPLHKDDPKSVGGYKLVDRLGTGGMGIVYWGRSRSGRDVAVKVVHAQYAEDTVFRARFRQEIEAVRKVSGAFTAPVVDADPEAVRPWMATQYVPGSSLAQRIRDQGGLRGTELRRLALGLVEALRDIHRAGVVHRDLKPANVLIADDGPRVIDFGISRAAENHNTLTETGQMIGTPPFMSPEQFTDARTVGPASDVFSLGALLVFSVTGRGPFDADSPYLTAFRVVHEAPRLDGVAQPLRAVLERCLAKEAADRPELDELAQEFADALPEANPADPATVTLRRDALGTSEETSSGADPAAETKLPRVLRRGRRARPLLAAAGTVGVLALGLLGYATYGPGFAEPEEAASAPIAASRWAAPPTGWQPWQTTAYETAQRGEAKALAKESGSPTDVTCRRYEDAVYCAGNNILPVRLDGRTGTTVWRSSLASADSGDTAVHNFTLLGVRDGAVLLRQAVYEGASVDRTSVVALDTESGKQLWSRDVNDAGIDQMLSGDLVLTVDSSGRLVTARSPRTGTDRWTTQVPADNYCQFLTVGSGLYRHCFPDDETQAAEFLELKPADGSVVRRLKIPYTTGLLGTVDGRLAFAVGPTGPTRPEELTFSTVLLIDPDTGALTTTKLPKTYEGAVTLAADTLWITAANGQVTAVSPLTGKQLWQNRTDAEGSGRPTYDARTRTLYVASLSGRVAALDGRRGTLLWETGARAEQLASGETTKSEVRSYGGALIVNTPDGTVFTLDPAHPERNSG; encoded by the coding sequence GTGCCACTGCACAAGGACGACCCGAAATCGGTCGGCGGCTACAAGCTCGTGGACCGGCTCGGGACCGGCGGCATGGGCATCGTCTACTGGGGCAGGTCGCGCTCGGGCCGTGACGTCGCGGTGAAGGTGGTGCACGCCCAGTACGCCGAGGACACCGTCTTCCGCGCCCGGTTCCGGCAGGAGATCGAGGCCGTCCGCAAAGTGAGCGGAGCCTTCACCGCACCGGTCGTGGACGCCGACCCGGAGGCCGTACGGCCCTGGATGGCGACCCAGTACGTGCCCGGCAGTTCGCTCGCCCAGCGGATCCGTGACCAAGGGGGGCTCCGCGGCACCGAACTGCGGCGGCTCGCCCTCGGGCTGGTGGAGGCGCTGCGGGACATCCACCGGGCGGGGGTCGTGCACCGCGACCTCAAGCCGGCCAACGTCCTGATCGCCGACGACGGCCCGCGCGTCATCGACTTCGGGATATCCCGCGCGGCCGAGAACCACAACACCCTGACCGAGACCGGCCAGATGATCGGCACCCCGCCCTTCATGTCCCCGGAACAATTCACCGACGCCCGCACGGTCGGCCCCGCCTCGGACGTCTTCTCGCTCGGGGCGCTGCTGGTGTTCTCGGTCACCGGGCGGGGGCCCTTCGACGCCGACAGCCCCTATCTGACCGCCTTCCGGGTCGTCCACGAGGCGCCCAGGCTGGACGGCGTCGCACAGCCGCTGCGCGCGGTCCTGGAGCGCTGCCTGGCGAAAGAGGCCGCGGACCGTCCCGAACTGGACGAACTGGCCCAGGAGTTCGCGGACGCCCTGCCCGAAGCGAACCCCGCCGACCCGGCCACCGTGACACTCCGCCGGGATGCGCTGGGGACCAGCGAGGAGACCTCCTCCGGGGCGGACCCGGCGGCGGAGACGAAGCTCCCGCGGGTCCTCCGCCGGGGCCGCCGGGCCCGCCCGCTGCTGGCGGCGGCCGGCACGGTGGGTGTGCTGGCCCTGGGGCTGCTCGGCTACGCAACCTACGGGCCGGGATTCGCGGAGCCTGAGGAGGCGGCGAGCGCACCGATCGCGGCCTCCCGGTGGGCGGCGCCGCCCACCGGCTGGCAGCCGTGGCAGACAACGGCGTACGAGACGGCACAGCGGGGCGAGGCCAAGGCGCTGGCGAAGGAGAGCGGCTCCCCGACCGACGTCACCTGCCGGAGGTACGAGGACGCGGTTTACTGCGCGGGCAACAACATCCTTCCGGTACGTCTGGACGGCCGTACCGGCACCACCGTCTGGCGCTCCTCCCTCGCGTCCGCCGACTCCGGCGACACGGCGGTGCACAACTTCACGCTCCTCGGCGTGCGGGACGGCGCGGTGCTCCTGCGGCAGGCCGTCTACGAGGGCGCCTCCGTGGACAGGACCAGCGTCGTCGCCCTCGACACGGAGAGCGGCAAGCAGCTGTGGTCCCGCGACGTGAACGACGCGGGCATCGACCAGATGCTCTCCGGCGACCTCGTCCTGACCGTCGACAGCAGCGGCAGGCTGGTGACCGCCCGCTCACCGCGCACCGGCACCGACCGCTGGACCACACAGGTGCCCGCCGACAACTACTGCCAGTTCCTGACCGTCGGTTCCGGCTTGTACAGGCACTGCTTCCCGGACGACGAGACCCAGGCCGCCGAGTTCCTGGAGCTGAAGCCGGCCGACGGGTCGGTGGTCCGGCGCCTCAAGATCCCGTACACGACCGGCCTGCTCGGCACGGTCGACGGCAGGCTGGCCTTCGCGGTAGGCCCCACAGGACCGACGCGCCCCGAGGAGCTGACGTTCAGCACGGTCCTGCTGATCGACCCGGACACCGGCGCCCTCACCACCACGAAACTGCCGAAGACCTACGAGGGCGCGGTGACCCTGGCCGCCGACACCCTGTGGATCACCGCGGCCAACGGCCAGGTGACCGCCGTGTCGCCGCTGACCGGCAAGCAGCTGTGGCAGAACCGGACCGACGCCGAGGGCTCGGGCAGACCCACGTACGACGCCCGCACCCGCACCCTGTATGTGGCCAGCCTCAGCGGCCGGGTCGCGGCCCTCGACGGACGCAGGGGCACGCTGCTGTGGGAGACGGGCGCGCGTGCCGAGCAGCTCGCGAGCGGCGAAACGACCAAGTCCGAGGTGCGGTCGTACGGCGGCGCGCTGATCGTGAACACCCCGGACGGCACCGTCTTCACGCTCGACCCGGCTCACCCCGAGCGGAACTCGGGGTGA